ggacttttggcgtgggccagatggacttctggcgagatattgggccaaatggacttttggcggccaaatgtgacttttggcgtgtttttcggaaaggatatgtttttgggccaaatgggatttttggcgtgtgtggaaaaaattatgttttatgggctttgtgcattgggcatgtttcatgcatattgtttgagtcctatgtgtttttatctggtagcgtttgggtttacttacctgcggaaccatttgtggttccatagtttttggtgcaggtgatgaggatgaggaggaggaggctgagcccgaggatgcggctccgccgggttgctgatgatatgttttatatttatttaaaactgtatttgtggtttttgtaatattttatttatatatgttttaaacagcctgtattatgttaagaaaaaaattctggtacttagttatatgactttcgttatccgctgcgtttttcttgtgcacacttgttgcctttgcacacacttggcacccgtcgatgggatggtgacccgggttgtcaccatccggacgtctcgattttcccgtgttcgggcgtggggaattgggggcgtcacattttctGGCTTAGTTTAAACTAGAATGTCTTAATTCAGTATTTTCTTGCTTGTATTCTTGATCTGTCCCTTTAATTTCTGTCTGTACATCTTCCAATCATTGTACATCATTGCTCATATCTTCCACTCAGTGTGCATTTTCTATTTGTACTATTTGTTCCAGTTTTTAAAACGACTTATAACCAAGCTGATAATCTATAAATTAGTAGGATCTTGATGTTTTATAAATTCATCTTCTGTCTTCAGTCTTATTGATACCTCATTTAATTGTTTACTTATGACTATATCACTTGTCTGTAGATGATGGATCCTTTTACTTTGATGAGAAACTTGTTGATGCACGTGAGCATCATGGTCCTCTTTCGACTACATCTGCAGTTATTAGAGGGTTGACAGCATTTGCATCTTTGACTTCTGGAACTATCACTGTCAGTGATAATATACTTATTTTTGCTGGCGTTATTGTTCTAAAGTTCTGTTGGACTATCTGGTGATGCTTTGCTTTTGTGTTTTGCAGCTTTCAGGCAACAAGATATTGGGTTTGGCAAAATTCTTCCTTGGAATTGGAATTCCTGGAAATTCCAAAGACTTCTTCAACCAAATAGACTCGTTGGCTTGCTTGGAAAGCAACAGGCAAGAGCTTGCTTGGAAAGCACCAATagtgttttatttcttgcacTTTTTACTAATCTTATTCTATGAATTGGTTTCTACCTTGACTACTACTGATCTTAGATTTAATTTGTATGTCTAAACAGTATGTGtattgtattttataattttataatctttaatggttcttttttttttttcagttcatATTTTTCCTTCATTACGAACTGTTTGGGTAATGAAAACATTTGGATATGGATGGCTTTTGATTGTTACTGGAGCTTCACAACATAGTTTGAATATGTGGCAGacatttacatattaatttgcTGCATAAATGTTTTAGACATGAAGTTACAAAGTAGTCATTTATTCTATTCCAATCTTTTAATCTTTCCTTTGGTGGTGCAGGATCTCTGTCCCACTGATTTTGTCACTTCCAGCTACAGTGCTTTCATTGACCAAGAAAGACCAGTTAAAGGCGTGTCAACTTCtctaaatctcttaaaaaatctAGCCCattaaaatttggtttttcaTATTGTACATATGATTTTTAAGTAGTTGGTGGATTTTTAGGTATCATGCTCTTCATTCTGCCTTATTTGAAAATCATAAGCATGGTGTTACCCTCCAAGCAAGATGGTAGCACACTGAACTGCATGAAAAGagatcaattatatataaactcaGTTCCAAACTTTGTTGGATTTTAAATGATAGATCTGCAAGTATGAATCAGTGTAaaatttatatagattttaaaattttacataaattttaatcatatttttctcATGTCATACTTAGATGTAATTGGGCATGTTCATTGTATACTACAGGTGTACTTAGGCGATGccttttatatcaataaaattttacttttatcaacaaaaaaaaaaaatctcatgtcatattttatttgacCTGCATCTGTCAGCAATTGTGCAAATTGATGCAGTTGCATGCATCTCTCATCACCTCTGCATCCAACATTTCAACCGTGGACCTCTTTACCATTACAGCAATAAGTGGCTACTGTTTGTCTTCTGGTTGATAGAGGttttatattaaactcaaaattaagCTATTttgtgatttataaaatttgatcaGGTTAAAGTGAATACTGTGCTTGGATCTAGCGCGCCACCTTTAACAGTGAAGCTCATGCAAGCCTTCATTTCTGGTTCAAAGGATTCTTCCGTAATTGAGAGCCAGGTAAGAAAGGgcttatttatttttggctttTTGTTGAGTGATATTTGTTCATTTACCTTCATTTGAGTCTTTAGATATCATCTGAGATGTTGACTGTGATTACCTAACTTGGTTTGATGCTTTATTGTGTGTAATTATAACATAGGAACTCGGGTTTGACCCAGAAAATGCCGTACATATCTTAGATGTTTTGCCCAAGAGTGTTGATGTTGGAAATTACATCTTTGTTTTTGAGGTaagctttttgtttttgggttccAAATACATCAAGATTTAAACTACAACTGGTGCTGAGTTCACACACGTTGAACTAAACAGATTGTGCTCCATGATTCTGTcgacaaaaaaatttatacaactGGTGGACAAACTCAAGTTCCACTATTTGTTActggagttgtcaaaattgACAATGCAGAAATTGCAGTACTTGATAGTGATCTTGGCAGCATAGAAACCCAGAAGAAGTATGTTAATGCCCTTTCTACTgttttttgttatattatatgaaataataatgctGATTAGTTACTCATTTGCTGGATTCATGCCATCATAATATCTATCTGGACTTTATTTTCCATGTTACTTTATTATATCATGCTCTATCCCTCTACATTTATGAGTTTTGCTTCATCCGTATAACTTCAACTTGGTGCATCTTCTACGCCATGGATCCATTCAGGATTGATCTGGCTGGGGAAACTTCTGTATCATTATCTGCAAACCATCTCCAAAAACTGAGACTATCCTTTCAATTAACCACTCCTCGTGGGAAGTTTTTTAAGCCACATCAggtttgttgtttttttcttttttttgtctaCCTTTCGAATGAATTAAATCCAAATTTAGTTGGTTGTGATGTTTGCTGCGTGCAGGTATTCCTCAAGTTGAGGCATGAGACCGAGGTTGAACACATATTTGTGGTGGGGAACTCTGGCAAACAGTTTGAGATAATTCTAGTTAAGTTTCTTGGATTGTTTGTTAATTATACTTTATTTATAGCTTATTTCATAACACGTTCCACACCTgttacatttgaaaaaattaaaaaaattaaaaacaaagccTTCTGTACCCTCGCCTCTCCCAAAGCATTATGGACTATGGCACAGGTGGTGCAATATGTGGTTGAGATAATTCTAGTTCAGTTTTGTGTATTACCTGtcaattattatttctttatagctcatttcaatgaaattttacctctactatatattaaaaaataaaaccttcacctctctctctctctctctctctctctctctctctctctctctctcaaagcctTATGGAATATGGCACAGATGGTGCAATGTGTGGTCTGAcacatgatttatttttttgataagtaataaaagattttattcccaaggaataggcataagcccaagtacacaggacacACATGATAAATGCAacaaatttcattttcatattatttgcCTGCTCACTGAAATGGCTAGGCTTTGTATTCGAAATAACTTCAATTTTGTAATGTTTCTAGCAAAATAAACCTTCAATGTCTAGGCAATGAGGACTCCTGTTGCAAACAAGAGTTTTAGGGATGCTCTGGCTACTTCTCAAAGATAATGTATTACaaaatacatacacacacaacaCGCATATACACCCGCACTATGCACATAATTCACATATTATGTTGATTACTAGGATACACCTAAAATTTAAATGTGGAGTACTTGATGCATTTGCAGCACCTTTGTACACTAGGAAAGGGAGCCTAAGAATGCAATAATATTTAATGTGATATAACTATTTAAGATTGGTTTGGAAATTGTTTATCTTGAAGGTGCCTGTACTGGCTACTTTTTGGTTCTAGGAAACTGGAAAGCATGTGCCTAGACTATTGTCAAGTGCCTTTTTTTGGACTAAAACATATGTTAAGACTTGGAACTTTGTTTCAAGTTGCATGTAGATATCTCCAGCATCAGGTAGCATGGTTATCAATCAATGAACCAATTACCCATGATTTTTAAAAACTAGGATTCTTTATTTTGCTCATGGTTGGCAATTTATTTTGCAGGATTTTCTTGGACTGGTTGAGAAGTTTTTCTATCTCTCTGGCCGATATGATATTCAGTTAACTGTTGGTGATGCTGTCATGGTGAGCACTGCATTTCATCCCAAATTCTCTCTTAACATATTTCTGATAGTCCAAGCAAATTTGTATATTCTTTTCCAGGAGAACTCCATTTTGCGAGCTGTTGGCCATGTTGAACTAGATCTACCCGAAGCACCTGAGAAGGCACCTCGTCCTCCTGCACGACCTGTTGATCCTTACTCAAGATATGGGCCCAAAGCAGAGATAACCCACATCTTCAGGGCTCCAGAAAAGCGCCCACCTAAGGAACTCTCTCTAGCTTTTCTGGGCCTTACCCTTTTGCCAtttgttggattttttattGGGGTGAGTTTTGCATTAAGAATTCTTCTCATTaaattgttttgtttgaaatatcaTCCGCTAAGCTTTTCTTGGCGATTCACTTCATGAGCCCTTGGATTAAATGAATGGTGTCCATACACCATATATAGAAATTAGTCTAATACCAACTAGCCTAAGCTGGATGTCGAGTTCTTGTTGCTTAGACatcaaattttttatacaaataacAGCTTGGTAATTCACGTTAAGCTCCATGCCTTTGTAGATAATCTTCTTTTTAACTGGTTTTGTGTTATTCTCCGGTTGATCGTTTGTTGCTAATGACCTAATGTTCTAATGGCATTTATGTTGTGCATATGATGTCAAGACATTCTCATGCATGATTGTCACTATTTTTGCATCTGTGAGAATGCAGTTCATCTATTTTTAAGTCCAGGGGAGGTTTGAATGGTGAGTcgaaatgaaagttgaaagttgaataaaatattattagaatattattttttaatattattattattttgagatttgatcatgttgaattgtttattgtattgtgtgggaatttgaaaaagttgtaatgataagatgggATGGGATGAAATGTTTTTTCTATCCAAACCTAAGAGTGTTCCATGACATTGAGGGATGTATTAAGTTAACCTGCTTTGATGTCTTCAACAGCTATTACGCATCGGGGTGAATCTAAAAAACTTCCCTACTTTGGCGGTACCAGCGACATTTGCTATCCTTTTCCATCTTGGCATTGCAGCAGTTATTTTGCTATATGTGCTGTTCTGGTTGAAGGTATGTCTTTTACTTTTGTGCTTTGATCTGCCCCTTTTGGGGTTTTGACCTCTGGTTAGCAAGCCTATTTTCAGAATTTTTGGGAAGAATAatcttattctcaaatcctAAGTGTTGACATTTTAATGCATTCTGCAAAggttaattagtttttttttcatatatgttcTTTTCCGAACGGGCACCTCCTAAATATACAGTTTTCTCCTGCTTTGAGTTCTTTTAATATGCTTGTGTATTTAATGGTGCCTATTTCATATACAGTGGGATCTATTTACAACATTGAAGACTCTTGGCTTCTTGGGAGCTTTTTTGATGTTTGTGGGGCATAGAACCCTTTCCCATCTAGCCTCAACATCTGCCAAATTGAAATCTacctgaaagaaagaaaattttcctTCTCTCGAGAGATCAAATGAAGAATGTGGAATTTGACGATAAACAGTGGGTGGGACTTCAATCTCAATTTTGTAGgacctttattttttattttttttggataaattatTTTGTGCTTGCCTGTTCCATAAATTTCAGTGAACACGCTCATAACAATCTAACATATGTAAAACTTAATTAATGTGTTTCTGACTACTccccacccttttttttttgataagtactacTCCCCACCCTTTTCTATTGGCTGGAACATTTCTCAACTTTTTCAGCAATTACaagcatattaaaaaaaaaaaaatctattcatcatttattttctcatcattttcTTAACATTTTATGATGTTGCATTAGATGATAGgttcacaagtaaaatataatgttttagTCCGATCGAAAGATGACTAAGAAAATGGAGAGATGACTGAACATGCAAGCTCTTCCAGAATTTCTCCCCTATTTACATTATGAATATAATGTGGGTAAGCACTGTTAGGGTCATCTCAGTAGCCATGCATGACTATGTTTCACGCTATTCCAACTCCCTGAGGCTCTCACTTGTAAGCCACATCTTTTTTCGGATGATCAAAACTGTATCATCCTCTTCTTGCAACGCATCTCGGCCTGCATCAGTTGTAGCCACTGCCTCCCAGTGTAACATTTGGAGATGCTTCTTTATGAACTCCACCACTGATTTCTTATCACGGACAATAACGAAACCTTTCGGTCTAAGCATCCGATCCATCTCGATCAATAGGTCCTCGACACTGCAGCCTTTCCTTCCAATATCAGAGAAGACAGTCCAAGCATGAAGTAGATCATAAGTTCGTGGGTAGGTTGAGAAGGCTTCACACCTGTCATTTTCTCCCAAAGGAGTACGTATCAGTATTAAAGTACAATATAAGAAGGCATGAAGTTTGTGATCGTGCTTGGGATGACTTTGTCCTAAGTAATGCCAAACGATATTCTAATTGGAATACAATGATTTTTCCTACAGTAAGTTCTAGAAGTCTACATGCCGACATTTTTTTACCCTAAAGAGCACCACCAAGAGAAAAAAAGATTCAAAATCTCACAAGGTTATAGTTAATTTTTCAACTACTTTGCAAATGAGCCATCGTTTTGCAAATTATCTTACTTTGCAAATCACCATAATGAATTGTTTATTacttctcaaaaagaaaaaagaaaaaattattgaacATACCAGTCATGAACCGTGCCTATCAAGCCTCTATCATACACTATCTTAAGAGTGTTAGGTCCATCTTTTGGCACCACATTCATGACCCATACATCTTTGTCCTTCAGAGCAGCCGCAAATGAACCGATGTTTGCCTTCATGTCCATCAAGTTCCTCAGAGTGTCAGAGTCGATCCTCGAGCTCAAAAGAGTCCAGTAATTCTCTACTCTTTGTTGCCAAACTTCCTGTACCACCTCAATTTAGTCATTCACCAAGTTCTTGTGAGTGTGTTTGTCGTTACTGCATGAAACAGATGGAGATTGTGCGAAAACTTACTGTGTCCTTTTCGAACATTTCATTAGAATATCCAAAATCAGCTAGACGTGGGGGTGGAGTTATTAATCGAGCTGGCCACGGAGCCAAACTACTTCCTCTTGCTCTCTGGTTGTCTGATTAGATCAACAAACTATTTTGTTAgtaacttttcaattttcaatcatGATCTCATGAAGTTAGGGAAAATTGATAATGCAGTCCAACAAATTAAGACAAGATTTTAATACAAGTAAATGTTGCTTAGGTATTACTTGTTTCAGTAACCAAGCATCATTGGAgaacaaaaccataaaatatgatataaactCTAAAAGTATAAACCGATCCAAGAGATTCCAGTGTAGTTTATAGATCATTGTAGTGCAGCAAGCAGCTTCGGTCTGATGCTCATGCACTGTGGTACCACAAACACAACATTGGCTTTTCCCTAAGCCTTCCCTCTCCAAAAGAAGTAAACAGCTTGTACTGCACAAACTAAACAAACTAACCACATGATAATCACTATTGCAATGTCCAAAACTGACTTAAGAGTGTATATAActaaatattattagttttttgggGAAAGATACAGAAACCCCGCTCAAACTACCACTCAATTTGAAACCATCCCCCAAACTATCAATTTTTGCAATCATCCCCCAGACTATCAAAAAATTGTGCATGCGTAGTTCTATTAGGTGATGTTTTAGATTAGTGCATGGAAATATGATTGAACTTTTCATAATCATAAATAGCGGTAGCAGTACTGACATTCGGTGTAAGGTGTGATGCAAGCTTCCATATGTATATCCCACACAGCATCTGGGTCATTATTGGATCTGCAGAGGGGAGGTTGGGTCCCGGGTTCTCTTTCCATGTAACAATCATTAGTCAGGGGCTTGACCCAAATAACAGTTTGATTCCTTTTAGCAGCTATTTTCCAGCACATGCGTTCCACAAGGCCACTCATTTCTCTCCATATTCTCAGATCCTCTTCATCCTGTGCATAGGCTTCCGGAGATGAGTAGACAAAATAACCTCCTGGTCTAAGTAACCTATCCAGCTCAAGAAGAAGGATGCCATCCCTTTGAATCCAATCAATCCTACAGCGGGAACAATGCGCAAGTTCAAAAGATCTACTTGGCCAAGGGAGTCTCTTTGTGCCTAAAACACCAAGATATGCAGGAATTCCTCTCTCTAAGGCAAACTGGATCTGGTTTTGATGAACGTCATTCGGTGCTAATGACATTGCAATAATATCAGAGGAAAGCAGGTATCCTCCAAAACTGGCAACTCCACAGCCAACATCAAGGACTGTCCGGATGCTTCCCATATTGTTCAAATTATTATTTGGAAAGTTGAGCATCTGCCAGTGCAAACCATGGATTAGTCATTGCTGTACTCACAGGAAGAATCCTAAACTTAAATGATTGATATTTCCCCCTACTGTGAAAGAGCATTTGACTTACATTAGCAATTGATGCAATGTACTTATCAGCTCCATAATGGAAGTGAGTTCCACCTCCAGGAAAGGAAATCTTTTCACCTTTGACAGTCATCCAGTTCTGGTCAGACTTCTCAGTTGCCAGGTGGGTATGAGGTATATTTACTTTCCATACCTCATCTCTGCTTATTGGCCATTTGATTGGTATCTGTTTCCATAAAGATTAACAGAAAGCTAGCAATGCAATTCTACCTGTTTCTAGAGGCAAAACATCATGCAGCTCCTCGATTTccatttgataaataaataaataaactcaagCAGGACATCTCACCTTGTACCCTGGTGGAGGAGGAATCAAACAATTATGGCGTCTCTCGGGAAGTGGGCAATGTCTCTCGTAGTGCTCCATCAGGAGCAGATCCAGCTTCAACCTTGTCTGGTATATGAGATTTCTGTCTAAGCAAGGAATCGACTCCGACAGTCGATCATCACAAACCTTCAATGTCATATTGAGGAGCaaataaacttataatatttcaatttgaCATCAGCGTACATGAATCTGTTATAATAAGCTCGGGCGTGAAAAACTTACTGGAATGCTCTTTAGCATGACAGCATCCTCTCCATCTTCACCAGGTTTGAAGGAAGATTCATCAGCATCATCATCCCCACTCCAATAAGAAgaaccaaatttttttaaagatttactGCCATATTCTAAAGCAGAGGAACCGTCTTTGCGAGAATACACGTAAAGAAAACCGCAAAAGATCACTAAAGCTAATATCAAAGTAACCAACCgcttcttttggttttcatcAGCTCTTCCCCTCATCATTTTTCTGAACGAAAAACCACCACCCTTCTACCGTGACCTCAACATGCAGAAGCTCAACATCAAATCTATAAAATCGAATGGACTGATTGTCAACAACCCAATACAAATATCTTACACCAAAAGCAATCTTTATACGTTTCGCTGCAGAATTGccacaatttttttcttcacaagTTTCTCAAAAATGGCACCAAGTTATCTAATTTAGGTACCTGAAATCAAAGCAACTTAGGTAAGAACTGGAAATGCTCGACAAAACAGCAACCATATAAATTATATCGAAGAAACGCTTGTACAGTTGCATGAAAATCGAATGTCAGGGAAATCAGGTAACCCACTAGCAAGTTGTACACTTCCATGGCCCCACCCCATGTTCTGGGTGGGCATTCCTATGAAAAAGGCAAAGACCCATATAAGTTGATATAACCCGATCCTTGTCAGATAAATGTCAGATGAAACAAGTACATAAACAATGAAACAACTTACCAAATGAAACAGTAGCAGTACTGCGAATTTTGAAAGCTGGGAAACCTGAACCTCTGACTGACACATGTAGTGGCATAAATGAAACAAGAATAGTGAGAGGGAGAGGAAGGGTAAGAAGGTAAGGTAATGCTAAAGGGTTGTATCAAACGAAAGGATTGGCACCGACAGTTGCCCCCCCTTGCCAGCTTAAAAAGCGGTATTGAAAGAGATTGATGAAAACCCGGGTCAAAAATCTTCAAAGCGATTGATGAGAACCCATCTCAAAAGCTCAATCATCCTTCTTTTTCCCCCCAAAAAATGTCGGCAATGTTTACAGCCATAAACTTTTTCAGTTCGCAATTATTGGCTTAGAAATGTTAAAGGGAACACACCATAGATACATGTTTACCTAGTAAATAATTTTGGTCAAGCATGTTGATTATGGTACGCATCCCACAAGTTCTTTaaatttaagtaaataattagTGGGTTAATATGTGCTGAGTGTGTGAATTGTGAACGTAAATGCTAATTCAGAGTCGCAGACTCGCAGGAGGGACACTTGCTCGGGAAAGATGGAAATGGCGTCGTATGCACGAGAAACGGAGAACTTATATGATCTCCATGACTCCATCCTTCGTGGAACGAGTCTTCGAGTTCGAT
This is a stretch of genomic DNA from Carya illinoinensis cultivar Pawnee chromosome 3, C.illinoinensisPawnee_v1, whole genome shotgun sequence. It encodes these proteins:
- the LOC122305351 gene encoding probable methyltransferase PMT3; translation: MMRGRADENQKKRLVTLILALVIFCGFLYVYSRKDGSSALEYGSKSLKKFGSSYWSGDDDADESSFKPGEDGEDAVMLKSIPVCDDRLSESIPCLDRNLIYQTRLKLDLLLMEHYERHCPLPERRHNCLIPPPPGYKIPIKWPISRDEVWKVNIPHTHLATEKSDQNWMTVKGEKISFPGGGTHFHYGADKYIASIANMLNFPNNNLNNMGSIRTVLDVGCGVASFGGYLLSSDIIAMSLAPNDVHQNQIQFALERGIPAYLGVLGTKRLPWPSRSFELAHCSRCRIDWIQRDGILLLELDRLLRPGGYFVYSSPEAYAQDEEDLRIWREMSGLVERMCWKIAAKRNQTVIWVKPLTNDCYMEREPGTQPPLCRSNNDPDAVWDIHMEACITPYTEYNQRARGSSLAPWPARLITPPPRLADFGYSNEMFEKDTEVWQQRVENYWTLLSSRIDSDTLRNLMDMKANIGSFAAALKDKDVWVMNVVPKDGPNTLKIVYDRGLIGTVHDWCEAFSTYPRTYDLLHAWTVFSDIGRKGCSVEDLLIEMDRMLRPKGFVIVRDKKSVVEFIKKHLQMLHWEAVATTDAGRDALQEEDDTVLIIRKKMWLTSESLRELE
- the LOC122305349 gene encoding dolichyl-diphosphooligosaccharide--protein glycosyltransferase subunit 2-like, with translation MARNLVGFLVLVLAISICEAASIFQPISESHRSAALELFTPTDGSFGSLEETYEALRTFGILGIQKKPHIGTGSCQSVSETLGSSSSTTKDLFFALKVNSILECKIDEAIFQEITSRLKAVVNDGNSLLDFYYSISSLALIKDQNSKVDVLLGDADGIFRSIKALSQSDGRWRYSSSNPESSTYAAGLALEALAGVMSLASSEIDHSLIDTLKNDIVKLFDSIEKYDDGSFYFDEKLVDAREHHGPLSTTSAVIRGLTAFASLTSGTITLSGNKILGLAKFFLGIGIPGNSKDFFNQIDSLACLESNRISVPLILSLPATVLSLTKKDQLKVKVNTVLGSSAPPLTVKLMQAFISGSKDSSVIESQELGFDPENAVHILDVLPKSVDVGNYIFVFEIVLHDSVDKKIYTTGGQTQVPLFVTGVVKIDNAEIAVLDSDLGSIETQKKIDLAGETSVSLSANHLQKLRLSFQLTTPRGKFFKPHQVFLKLRHETEVEHIFVVGNSGKQFEIILDFLGLVEKFFYLSGRYDIQLTVGDAVMENSILRAVGHVELDLPEAPEKAPRPPARPVDPYSRYGPKAEITHIFRAPEKRPPKELSLAFLGLTLLPFVGFFIGLLRIGVNLKNFPTLAVPATFAILFHLGIAAVILLYVLFWLKWDLFTTLKTLGFLGAFLMFVGHRTLSHLASTSAKLKST